The following proteins are encoded in a genomic region of Brachypodium distachyon strain Bd21 chromosome 1, Brachypodium_distachyon_v3.0, whole genome shotgun sequence:
- the LOC104582103 gene encoding uncharacterized protein LOC104582103, with protein sequence MATAEEAERLTGDIVIEILSWVPANSLCRFKCVSKRWLGLNYDRHHRKKLRQSLTGFFSTMGKAEEESTLHFTTISGNASQSFPQHVQLLDCCNGLLLYRWFEVSAKATDEEYGYIITTPAADERAALPATSKAALAGSVAGITRLGF encoded by the coding sequence ATGGCGACAGCCGAAGAAGCAGAAAGGCTCACCGGCGACATCGTCATCGAGATCCTCTCGTGGGTCCCGGCCAATTCGCTCTGCCGCTTCAAGTGTGTCTCCAAGCGCTGGCTGGGCCTCAATTACGACCGCCACCACCGCAAGAAGCTCCGACAATCCCTGACCGGCTTCTTCAGCACCATGGGCAAGGCTGAGGAAGAATCAACTCTCCACTTCACCACCATCTCCGGGAACGCCTCCCAGTCCTTCCCCCAGCATGTCCAACTCCTCGACTGCTGcaacggcctcctcctctacCGGTGGTTCGAAGTCTCCGCAAAGGCAACCGACGAGGAGTACGGCTACATCATCACCACTCCCGCTGCCGATGAGCGGGCCGCATTGCCGGCCACCAGCAAGGCCGCCCTTGCCGGCAGCGTGGCTGGCATCACACGTTTGGGCTTCTGA